The Vallitalea okinawensis genome window below encodes:
- a CDS encoding GntR family transcriptional regulator, producing the protein MEKDNKLLYEQIVGYLKDKIESKELVEDDKLPTELDLAEHFGVSRITSKRALEELRIQGLIYRIRGSGSFVAPQKVTSNAVYNTNTTVKPTNITNIISIVLPFDASNGGMMETIKGASEVLSQYGYFLSIHSCQRDFEKERDILSNLFDQKVGGVILYPISDRENLEVISKFYIDQFPIVTIDKYFESIPISYVVSDNAKGAYNSTKYLIDLGHQKIGFISDETIESATSIRRRYFGYCQALKENEISIDERYINTGFAPCRQQVVEYDKQKYNTIVNKLITNGVTAFVCVNDYVASAVMHSVTGLGFEVPKDISIVGFDDIEIATHLQVPLTTVSQDFYEMGRKAATLLLEDFEQKHKYNEIVLPTKMVVRNSCSHCIKN; encoded by the coding sequence ATGGAAAAAGATAATAAACTATTATATGAACAAATTGTAGGATACTTGAAAGATAAAATAGAATCAAAAGAATTAGTAGAGGACGATAAACTACCTACTGAATTAGATTTGGCTGAACATTTTGGAGTTAGCAGAATCACATCTAAGAGAGCTTTAGAAGAATTAAGGATACAGGGATTAATCTATAGGATAAGAGGTAGTGGGAGCTTTGTAGCACCACAAAAAGTGACTTCAAATGCTGTCTATAATACTAATACAACAGTAAAACCTACGAATATTACGAATATTATATCTATCGTGTTACCATTTGATGCTTCCAATGGTGGGATGATGGAGACTATTAAAGGTGCATCGGAAGTTCTTAGTCAATATGGATATTTCCTAAGTATACATAGTTGTCAAAGGGATTTCGAAAAAGAAAGGGACATTTTGAGCAACTTATTTGATCAGAAAGTTGGAGGGGTTATTCTCTACCCTATCTCGGATAGAGAGAATCTAGAGGTAATTAGTAAATTTTACATTGATCAATTTCCTATTGTAACCATTGATAAGTATTTTGAAAGTATTCCTATAAGCTATGTGGTAAGTGACAATGCTAAAGGGGCTTATAATTCAACTAAATACTTGATTGATTTGGGACACCAAAAAATAGGGTTTATATCTGATGAAACCATTGAAAGTGCAACTTCTATACGAAGGCGTTACTTTGGATACTGTCAAGCATTGAAAGAAAATGAAATAAGTATAGATGAAAGGTATATTAATACTGGTTTTGCCCCTTGTAGGCAGCAGGTAGTAGAGTATGATAAGCAAAAGTATAATACTATAGTTAATAAACTTATAACTAATGGCGTAACGGCTTTTGTTTGTGTAAATGATTACGTAGCATCAGCAGTGATGCATTCTGTTACTGGGCTGGGGTTTGAGGTGCCTAAGGATATATCTATTGTTGGTTTTGATGATATTGAAATTGCAACCCATCTTCAAGTTCCCTTAACGACTGTTTCTCAAGATTTTTATGAAATGGGTAGGAAAGCGGCTACCTTACTATTAGAGGATTTTGAGCAAAAACATAAGTATAATGAAATTGTTCTGCCAACAAAAATGGTCGTACGAAAT
- a CDS encoding sulfatase family protein produces MEQVNKKKAPNILLIHADQHRFDCLGAYGNKDIKTPNIDSLARDGVVYNNSFCSFPVCTPSRYSLLSGLQVRQHSGWTNHCTLPSYINTFPKVLRSQGYQTASVGKMHFTPTYLDVGFDKMVLCEQDGPGRFDDDYHRELMDKGLWDRNDLEDQRAEYRENAPEEYWDSLGSMVSNLQDEYHSTSWIGRKALEEITEWKEDGNLLMVGFVKPHHPFDPSESWSDLYDPNELSILPGWTEACLERDLAFSKGYFPHDDNDEAKVKKVMAYYYANISHIDHEVGKMIALLKEKGLYDNTIIIYTSDHGDYMGFHHLMLKGNYMYDPVIKVPLIIKYVNSNQGGGVSEQLVSNIDLASTIVHLAGVEKPEQMEDYNILEDKREFVVSESGHQTEYMIRDSRYKLLLSKDENKSLFFDLENDPLELENRYYDEAYQDAIKKFKEKLRHWALFEVVIPTSLDEYADIIKQDNALGYDVERRGTSEQYFREKMR; encoded by the coding sequence ATGGAACAAGTCAATAAAAAGAAAGCTCCTAATATTTTATTAATTCATGCAGATCAACATAGATTTGATTGTCTAGGAGCATATGGAAATAAAGATATTAAGACACCAAATATTGATTCACTTGCAAGAGATGGTGTTGTGTACAATAATAGCTTCTGTTCATTTCCGGTGTGTACACCCTCTCGCTACTCGTTGTTATCAGGATTACAAGTGAGACAACACAGTGGATGGACAAATCACTGTACCTTACCATCATATATTAATACCTTTCCTAAGGTTTTAAGGAGTCAGGGCTATCAAACAGCTTCAGTAGGTAAAATGCATTTTACACCAACTTACCTTGATGTAGGATTTGATAAAATGGTGTTATGTGAACAGGATGGTCCAGGGAGATTTGATGATGATTATCATAGGGAATTAATGGATAAAGGGCTTTGGGATAGAAATGATTTAGAGGACCAGAGAGCTGAATATAGGGAAAATGCCCCAGAGGAATATTGGGATTCATTAGGGTCAATGGTATCTAATCTGCAAGATGAGTACCACAGTACAAGTTGGATTGGGAGAAAAGCACTAGAAGAGATAACCGAATGGAAAGAAGATGGCAATTTGCTAATGGTTGGGTTTGTTAAGCCTCACCACCCTTTTGACCCTTCTGAATCATGGAGTGATTTATACGATCCAAATGAATTAAGTATACTTCCTGGATGGACAGAGGCGTGTCTAGAAAGGGATTTAGCATTTAGCAAAGGTTACTTTCCTCATGATGATAATGATGAAGCCAAAGTAAAGAAGGTGATGGCCTACTATTATGCAAATATATCTCATATTGATCATGAAGTAGGTAAGATGATTGCACTATTAAAGGAAAAGGGGTTATATGATAATACGATTATTATATACACCAGCGATCATGGTGATTATATGGGTTTTCATCACCTTATGCTAAAAGGTAATTATATGTACGATCCAGTCATTAAAGTGCCATTGATAATTAAGTATGTAAACAGTAATCAAGGTGGGGGTGTAAGTGAACAACTTGTTAGTAATATTGATTTGGCTTCCACAATTGTTCATTTAGCAGGAGTAGAAAAACCAGAACAGATGGAGGACTATAATATTTTAGAGGATAAAAGAGAATTTGTTGTATCCGAATCTGGACATCAAACTGAATACATGATACGTGATAGTAGATATAAATTGTTATTATCTAAGGATGAAAATAAATCACTGTTTTTTGACCTAGAAAATGATCCTCTTGAATTGGAGAACAGGTATTATGATGAAGCATATCAAGATGCAATCAAGAAGTTTAAAGAGAAACTTAGGCATTGGGCACTCTTTGAAGTAGTTATACCAACTAGTCTTGATGAGTATGCTGATATAATAAAACAAGATAATGCTCTAGGTTACGATGTAGAGCGTAGGGGAACAAGTGAACAGTACTTTAGAGAAAAAATGAGATAA
- a CDS encoding DUF3604 domain-containing protein, which yields MKEKLILTKNSNVVYPVEMINDEYVTYTESNCSNDGLASNSIVYIQNINSGEKVALMEGEDFSSPTSYCYRDIIYIAFTSYSQGEKSGYLIKCNGLVKEDEACVVGKGKNDNIELSVHNDKVYICWERCCEGRTKILMKNIGVELPIESLETAKEISVTKQWENGYKPAMISDGNYLYIAYESFFYNRYHILLRVVDKGTITDAIDIGSKNNNDQKHRMAIRQGRVIVVFENSWPLYKGYKWHDTVLMPGFGHGWKVETTMGMANVKYVNGHFDVKRLNDKKCKTPTILSDETKSAGCPYVYIDEQGVIFVSFVEMIIDNYGKRWEVRVKYFNGKCWVTFENNSISQLQRVATKIYRNDQDNCFRFVGINYDGELSEQREWTQNNQTMISAIYEIPMPIITDIVGYEWIDEEPKILKEIELLQVKRFETHGIEGHKNLYWGDLHMHTNLSCCSLGGSFHCVEIEDKYCFCKDVGQLDFAMITDHDSMDPQEWIRTKHRADAANIPGQFVAFQGFEWTCTHHTDKINFGHYNILYKGTGPLLKTTGENADRIDMVWDILKDTECLTIPHHPSDSSHLLNWEYFNEEKETLVEIFQVRGSYEYDDCEMNPNNYGREYKKNASVRYGLNLGYKFGFTSGGEHEGVGVTGVYADDLTREGIYNALKGRHTFGTTGDRIRLEFRVNGYLMGSDLGSMSGNVELTAKIFGTDLIDYIYIVKDGKEIKRYEGTGKDMEINWRDSSENIGEGHHYYYVGVRQMNDQMAWASPVFLSHQE from the coding sequence ATGAAGGAAAAATTGATATTAACTAAAAATTCGAATGTTGTATACCCGGTGGAAATGATTAATGATGAATATGTGACCTATACAGAAAGCAATTGTTCAAATGATGGCTTAGCCAGTAACAGTATTGTATATATACAAAACATAAATAGTGGAGAGAAGGTAGCTTTGATGGAAGGCGAGGATTTTAGCTCTCCAACAAGCTATTGTTATAGAGATATAATATATATAGCCTTTACTAGTTATAGTCAAGGTGAAAAAAGCGGCTATCTTATTAAGTGTAATGGATTAGTAAAAGAAGATGAGGCTTGTGTAGTTGGTAAGGGGAAGAATGATAATATTGAATTATCTGTACATAATGACAAAGTTTACATCTGCTGGGAAAGATGTTGTGAGGGTAGAACAAAAATACTAATGAAAAACATTGGAGTAGAGTTGCCTATTGAGAGTCTAGAAACAGCAAAAGAGATTTCTGTTACAAAACAATGGGAAAATGGCTACAAACCAGCAATGATTTCTGATGGTAATTATTTGTACATAGCTTATGAAAGCTTCTTTTACAACAGGTATCATATACTTTTACGTGTTGTAGACAAGGGAACTATTACAGATGCCATAGATATAGGGTCTAAGAATAATAACGATCAAAAACATAGAATGGCTATTAGACAAGGACGAGTAATAGTTGTTTTTGAGAACTCATGGCCTTTGTATAAAGGTTATAAGTGGCATGATACAGTTTTAATGCCAGGCTTCGGACATGGATGGAAGGTAGAGACAACTATGGGGATGGCTAATGTTAAATATGTTAATGGTCATTTTGATGTTAAGCGTTTAAATGATAAAAAATGCAAAACACCTACAATACTATCTGATGAGACGAAATCAGCAGGCTGCCCATACGTGTATATAGATGAACAAGGAGTTATATTTGTAAGTTTTGTTGAAATGATTATTGATAATTATGGAAAAAGATGGGAAGTTAGAGTTAAATATTTCAATGGGAAATGTTGGGTTACCTTTGAAAATAACAGTATTAGTCAGTTACAAAGAGTGGCTACCAAGATATATAGAAATGACCAAGATAATTGTTTCCGTTTTGTAGGCATCAACTATGATGGAGAGTTAAGTGAACAAAGAGAATGGACGCAAAATAATCAGACTATGATAAGTGCCATCTACGAAATTCCAATGCCAATTATAACAGATATTGTAGGCTATGAGTGGATTGATGAAGAGCCAAAGATTCTTAAGGAGATAGAATTACTTCAAGTTAAAAGATTTGAGACTCATGGTATAGAAGGTCATAAAAATCTTTACTGGGGAGATTTACACATGCATACTAATTTATCTTGCTGTTCACTTGGAGGTTCATTTCATTGTGTTGAAATAGAAGATAAATATTGTTTCTGCAAGGATGTAGGGCAGCTTGACTTTGCTATGATTACTGACCATGATTCTATGGACCCACAAGAGTGGATTCGAACTAAGCATAGAGCAGATGCTGCAAATATTCCCGGTCAATTTGTTGCCTTCCAAGGCTTTGAATGGACATGTACCCATCATACTGATAAGATTAATTTTGGGCACTATAATATTTTGTATAAAGGAACAGGACCCTTGTTAAAAACGACCGGAGAGAATGCAGACCGTATTGATATGGTATGGGATATATTAAAAGATACAGAGTGCTTGACTATACCTCACCATCCAAGTGACAGTTCCCATCTATTAAATTGGGAGTACTTTAACGAAGAGAAAGAGACTTTGGTTGAAATATTTCAGGTGAGAGGATCTTATGAATATGATGACTGTGAGATGAACCCAAATAACTATGGGAGGGAATACAAAAAGAATGCTTCTGTAAGATATGGATTGAATTTAGGTTATAAATTTGGATTCACTTCCGGTGGTGAACATGAAGGGGTTGGTGTAACAGGGGTATATGCAGATGATTTGACACGTGAAGGTATATACAATGCACTGAAAGGCCGTCATACATTTGGAACAACAGGTGATAGAATCCGTCTAGAGTTTCGAGTTAATGGTTACCTTATGGGAAGTGACTTAGGTAGTATGTCAGGAAATGTAGAGTTGACTGCGAAGATATTCGGGACAGATTTAATTGATTATATCTATATCGTAAAAGATGGAAAAGAAATCAAGAGATACGAGGGTACTGGAAAAGATATGGAAATTAATTGGAGAGATTCAAGTGAGAATATAGGTGAGGGTCATCATTATTACTATGTTGGTGTAAGGCAAATGAATGATCAAATGGCCTGGGCAAGCCCCGTTTTCTTATCTCATCAAGAGTAG